One genomic region from Mycobacterium basiliense encodes:
- a CDS encoding fumarate reductase/succinate dehydrogenase flavoprotein subunit: MVEVERHSYDVVVIGAGGAGLRAVIEARERGLKVAVVCKSLFGKAHTVMAEGGCAAAMGNTNPKDNWETHFGDTMRGGKFLNNWRMAELHAKEAPDRVWELETYGALFDRLDDGKISQRNFGGHTYPRLAHVGDRTGLELIRTMQQKIVSLQQEDYAELGDYEARIKVFAECTITELLKDGGSIAGAFGYWRESGRFVVFEAPAVVMATGGIGKSFKVTSNSWEYTGDGHALALRAGATLINMEFVQFHPTGMVWPPSVKGILVTEGVRGDGGVLKNSDNTRFMFDYIPPVFKGQYAESEQEADQWLKDNDSARRTPDLLPRDEVARAINSEVKAGRGTPHGGVYLDIASRLTADDIKRRLPSMYHQFMELAGVDITKEPMEVGPTCHYVMGGIEVDADTGAATVPGLFAAGECSGGMHGSNRLGGNSLSDLLVFGRRAGLGAADYVRALASRPSISAEAVETAAKQAVRPFEGPTDGSAPENPYALQMDLQYLMNDLVGIIRKADEIAKALTLLDELWKRYQNVQVEGHRQYNPGWNLAIDLHNMLMVSECVARAALERTESRGGHTRDDHPGMDPSWRNTLLVCRAAATNGDTADGPHITITRQPQVPMRPDLLELFDISELEKYYSAEELADHPGRRT, from the coding sequence ATGGTTGAGGTCGAACGGCACTCCTACGACGTGGTCGTGATCGGTGCCGGCGGCGCGGGTTTGCGTGCGGTGATCGAGGCGCGTGAACGCGGCCTGAAGGTCGCCGTGGTCTGCAAATCCCTGTTCGGCAAGGCTCACACGGTGATGGCCGAGGGCGGCTGCGCCGCCGCGATGGGCAACACCAACCCCAAAGACAACTGGGAAACCCACTTCGGCGACACGATGCGCGGTGGGAAGTTCCTGAACAACTGGCGGATGGCCGAGCTGCACGCCAAGGAGGCACCGGACCGGGTTTGGGAACTGGAGACCTACGGAGCCCTATTCGATCGCCTCGATGACGGCAAGATCAGCCAGCGCAACTTTGGCGGGCACACCTATCCGCGGCTGGCACACGTCGGCGACCGCACCGGCCTGGAACTGATCCGCACCATGCAGCAAAAAATCGTCTCGCTGCAGCAGGAGGACTACGCCGAGCTCGGCGACTACGAGGCGCGGATCAAGGTGTTCGCCGAATGCACAATCACCGAACTACTCAAAGACGGTGGCTCAATTGCCGGCGCCTTCGGCTATTGGCGCGAAAGTGGCCGGTTCGTGGTGTTCGAGGCCCCCGCGGTGGTCATGGCCACCGGCGGAATCGGCAAGTCGTTCAAGGTGACGTCCAACTCCTGGGAATACACCGGAGACGGTCATGCCCTGGCGCTGCGGGCCGGCGCAACGCTGATCAACATGGAATTCGTCCAGTTTCACCCGACCGGCATGGTGTGGCCGCCCAGCGTTAAGGGGATCCTGGTCACCGAGGGCGTGCGCGGCGATGGCGGCGTGCTGAAGAATTCCGACAACACTCGGTTCATGTTCGACTACATCCCGCCGGTGTTCAAAGGTCAGTACGCCGAATCGGAACAAGAAGCCGATCAGTGGCTCAAGGACAACGACTCGGCCCGTCGCACTCCCGACCTGCTGCCACGTGACGAGGTGGCGCGCGCGATCAACTCGGAGGTCAAAGCGGGCCGCGGCACCCCGCATGGCGGGGTCTACCTCGACATCGCGTCCCGGCTAACCGCCGACGACATCAAACGGCGCCTGCCGTCGATGTACCACCAGTTCATGGAGCTGGCCGGCGTCGACATCACCAAAGAGCCAATGGAAGTCGGTCCGACGTGCCACTACGTGATGGGCGGTATCGAAGTCGACGCCGATACCGGCGCGGCCACCGTCCCCGGGCTGTTCGCCGCCGGCGAATGCTCCGGCGGCATGCACGGTTCCAACCGACTGGGAGGCAACTCGCTGTCAGACCTGCTGGTGTTCGGTCGGCGGGCGGGCCTTGGCGCCGCCGACTACGTTCGCGCGTTGGCCAGCCGTCCGAGCATCTCGGCCGAGGCCGTCGAGACCGCGGCCAAGCAGGCCGTCAGGCCCTTTGAGGGCCCGACCGACGGCTCGGCACCCGAAAACCCGTACGCGCTGCAGATGGACCTGCAGTACCTGATGAATGATCTGGTCGGCATCATCCGCAAGGCCGACGAGATCGCCAAGGCGTTGACCCTGCTGGACGAGCTGTGGAAGCGGTACCAGAACGTGCAAGTGGAGGGCCACCGTCAGTACAACCCGGGTTGGAACTTGGCCATCGACCTGCACAACATGTTGATGGTCAGCGAATGCGTCGCCCGCGCGGCGCTGGAACGTACCGAGAGCCGGGGCGGCCACACGCGCGACGACCACCCCGGCATGGACCCCAGCTGGCGCAATACTTTGCTGGTCTGTCGCGCCGCGGCAACCAATGGAGATACCGCCGACGGTCCGCACATCACTATCACCCGGCAGCCGCAGGTCCCAATGCGACCGGATCTGCTGGAGCTCTTCGATATTTCCGAGCTGGAGAAGTACTACTCAGCCGAAGAGTTGGCCGACCATCCGGGACGGAGAACGTAA
- a CDS encoding radical SAM/SPASM domain-containing protein, producing MDSENRFERRLLFENFTIAGFKELRADLEDELRRSPTDTARYQLATVLAQCMPDQHSLARAEELLAGATGRGNDLPPSLRAAARDVQRSVRSMLLESESPSSGRLAQVNWGIYNRCPLVCVGCYNIFNSDQLSLREAKASVEKLARAGVEELVISGGDPLEWEGILPFVDHAYDCGLDVALDTVGYSFTAATAAALSGKVSYLGLPVDGSGQDMIADFRKGKNDLLVRVRGALELCGEFGIPVKVNTTVTKGNIDDLEDVAQLLCQYEAVVSWSLFQWWDLRRTPALRERMHVERDRFRERTLRLSLAYPSLGIWSQDVSRRARTHFFISANGEVYTFDSGSLSTIILGDIRAQSMSELIGSPALRKNSPKFSRSFPIPPVVKATLLANR from the coding sequence ATGGATAGCGAAAACCGTTTTGAGCGACGACTTCTGTTCGAAAATTTCACGATCGCCGGTTTCAAGGAATTGCGGGCCGATCTGGAAGATGAGCTTCGACGTTCGCCGACGGACACCGCCCGGTATCAGCTCGCGACCGTCTTAGCGCAATGCATGCCCGACCAGCATTCCTTGGCGCGTGCGGAGGAGCTGCTCGCTGGTGCGACGGGTCGGGGCAACGATCTTCCGCCGAGTCTGCGAGCGGCGGCCCGAGACGTCCAGCGCAGCGTTCGGTCAATGCTTCTCGAATCGGAATCGCCAAGTAGTGGCCGGCTAGCTCAGGTCAATTGGGGGATCTATAACCGCTGCCCTTTGGTGTGCGTGGGCTGCTACAACATCTTCAATTCCGACCAACTTTCGCTGCGGGAGGCCAAGGCGTCGGTAGAGAAGCTGGCCCGCGCCGGTGTGGAGGAATTGGTGATATCCGGTGGCGATCCGCTCGAATGGGAAGGAATTCTCCCCTTTGTCGATCATGCGTATGACTGCGGACTCGACGTCGCTCTCGACACGGTCGGCTATAGCTTCACCGCAGCCACGGCCGCTGCCCTCAGCGGCAAGGTCTCCTATCTGGGCCTGCCGGTCGATGGATCGGGCCAGGACATGATTGCGGACTTCCGCAAGGGCAAGAACGATCTGCTGGTGCGTGTTCGGGGTGCTCTTGAACTCTGCGGTGAATTTGGGATCCCCGTAAAAGTGAACACGACGGTGACCAAGGGCAACATTGATGACTTGGAAGATGTGGCGCAGCTGCTTTGTCAATATGAGGCGGTCGTGAGCTGGTCGCTGTTTCAGTGGTGGGATCTGCGGAGAACTCCGGCGTTGCGAGAGCGAATGCATGTAGAGCGAGACCGTTTTCGTGAACGAACCTTGCGGCTGAGCCTGGCCTACCCGAGCCTGGGAATCTGGAGTCAGGACGTTAGCCGACGGGCGCGGACGCATTTCTTTATCTCGGCTAACGGTGAAGTCTACACATTCGATTCGGGCAGTCTTTCGACCATTATTCTCGGAGATATACGCGCTCAGAGTATGAGCGAATTGATCGGATCGCCAGCATTGCGGAAGAACTCTCCAAAGTTCTCCCGCTCCTTTCCGATCCCGCCCGTTGTGAAGGCAACCCTATTGGCCAACAGGTAG
- a CDS encoding succinate dehydrogenase/fumarate reductase iron-sulfur subunit, producing the protein MGYNASLRVWRGDESSGELRDFTVEVNEGEVVLDVIHRLQQTQTPDLAVRWNCKAGKCGSCSAEINGKPRLMCMTRMSTFAENETVTVTPLRTFPVIRDLVTDVSFNYEKAREIPSFTPPKELQPGEYRMAQVDVARSQEFRKCIECFLCQNVCHVIRDHEENKKAFAGPRFLMRIAELEMHPLDTLDRRNQAQEAHGLGYCNITKCCTEVCPENIKITDNALIPMKERVVDRKYDPIVWLGNKLFRR; encoded by the coding sequence ATGGGTTACAACGCTAGCCTGCGAGTTTGGCGCGGCGACGAGAGCAGCGGCGAACTGCGCGATTTCACTGTCGAGGTCAACGAGGGTGAGGTCGTGCTCGACGTCATTCATCGTCTGCAGCAGACCCAGACGCCAGACCTGGCGGTGCGCTGGAACTGCAAGGCGGGCAAATGCGGTTCCTGCTCGGCGGAGATCAACGGTAAGCCGCGGCTGATGTGCATGACGCGGATGTCGACATTCGCCGAGAACGAGACCGTTACCGTCACTCCGCTGCGAACCTTCCCGGTCATTCGGGATCTGGTCACCGACGTCTCGTTCAACTACGAAAAGGCACGCGAGATACCATCTTTCACGCCTCCCAAGGAGCTGCAACCGGGTGAGTACCGGATGGCGCAGGTCGATGTCGCGCGCTCGCAGGAGTTCCGTAAGTGCATCGAGTGCTTCCTGTGCCAAAACGTCTGCCACGTCATCCGTGATCACGAAGAAAACAAAAAAGCGTTCGCCGGACCGCGGTTCCTGATGCGGATCGCCGAACTCGAAATGCATCCGCTGGACACCCTGGACCGACGCAACCAAGCACAAGAAGCCCACGGCCTGGGCTACTGCAACATCACCAAGTGCTGCACCGAGGTGTGCCCCGAAAACATCAAGATCACCGACAACGCGCTGATCCCGATGAAAGAGCGGGTCGTCGACCGCAAGTACGACCCGATTGTGTGGCTGGGCAACAAGCTGTTCCGGCGGTGA